Within Sphingobium aromaticiconvertens, the genomic segment CGTGGGACATTTGTCGCGCCGCGCCTGACGACGCGGCGCGTGCCCGGATGGAAGCCTTGCCCGATCCCAGGCGTGATCCGGTGACCGGCGGGACCGGGGCGCGTACAGGAACGGACGCATGAGCGCCTGGACCGGCGGCTGTGCATGTGGCGAAGTGCGCTACACGCTTGCGTTCGAGCCATTCGATGCCGGCTACTGCCATTGCCGAATCTTTCAGCTCACGAGTGGCGCGCCGGTGATGGCGTTCGCGACCGTCTCCCTGGATGGCTTTGCAATCACGCACGGCGCGTTGAAGATACGCCGCTCCTCTGATTTCGGGGCGCGCGGCTTTTGCGGCGACTGCGGGAGTCCGCTGACGATGCAGGTCGATCACCAGCCCGACACGATCGACTTTACAATCGCGACGCTCGACCAGCCGGACTCTGTCGCTCCTGGTTTCCACATCTGGCATCGGAACCACATCGGCTGGTTTGAGACCGCCGATAGGCTGCACCGCCATGAGCGGTTCCGACCGGATACGGTCGGCCTGACGGGCGCGACCACTGCTGGAGCGCCGGACAGAACGAATATTCGCTAGACTGCCCATATTCACTGCGCAGCGAATTTCCAACAAACAAATCAGCTCGATCAAGCGCGCTCTGGCCGCTCCTCAGTGATCGATGCGGCGCTTTCGCAACGAGACCGTCAACTCATAGCGGCGATGCTTTGGACGATTACGGCGTACTTAAGTTGATGCAATCACTGAAAGCTGTCGGATGCCCTCGCATTGCAGATATTTGCGGAACCAAATGCCGCGTGAAGTTGTATGTCTTTGTCATACAATGAGGAACGACATGTCAGGTCGTCAGATCCGAACCATATCACTCAGCCACGAACTCGATCAGTTCGTCGCCTCGCAGGTCGCATCCGGCCAATATAGCAGTGCGAGCGAGGTGGTAAGAGCTGGCCTTCGTGCCTCGTAGTTATCACATAAGCGGATTCCGCGGCTCCTCATAAGGGGGCTGGGGAAGTCGGCATGACAGCATCCGAAGCAGGCAGGCTGGATAGCCCTGAGACTGACCATACTGCCCGGCCGAAGGTGTGGAGAGGCCGGCCCGACCATATCCCAGATCGCCTGGAGGGCGATGCAGATGCGAGCCGGATCACCATCAACGAAGAGCTGCTTGCCGCCTAGCAGCGGCGAGCTCGCCGCGTTCGATCCGCGCGTCCAGGTCTGACCTCGAGGCATTCGATCTGCGTTGCCGGCTGACAAACCGGATCGCGTTTGCCAGCATCGCCGAGATCGTGGCCGCCTATCTGGATGAGCGGGCAGGGAAGGGCGCCGAACCCGAGTCGCTCTGCCGCTACAGAGAGTCGATCGCCAAAATCCACCAAATGCTCGACCTGAAGGATCCGACAC encodes:
- a CDS encoding GFA family protein gives rise to the protein MSAWTGGCACGEVRYTLAFEPFDAGYCHCRIFQLTSGAPVMAFATVSLDGFAITHGALKIRRSSDFGARGFCGDCGSPLTMQVDHQPDTIDFTIATLDQPDSVAPGFHIWHRNHIGWFETADRLHRHERFRPDTVGLTGATTAGAPDRTNIR
- a CDS encoding type II toxin-antitoxin system ParD family antitoxin, with amino-acid sequence MSGRQIRTISLSHELDQFVASQVASGQYSSASEVVRAGLRAS